A single window of Anaerolineae bacterium DNA harbors:
- a CDS encoding trehalose utilization protein ThuA gives MADTIRVTVWNEYRHEKISDEIAAIYPEGIHGAIAAYLRGLPGVEVRTATLDEPEHGLTEQVLSQTDVLTWWGHMAHGEVSEEIVDRVQRRVVLEGMGLICLHSAHFSKPFKRLMGTTCNLRWREIGEKERIWVVEQGHPIAEGLGEYFEIPHTEMYGERFDIPAPDTLVFISWFQGGEVFRSGCCYHRGRGKVFYFRPGHETLPIYHQKEVLQVIGNAVRWAAPVKGPAPTFGNVKPLEDV, from the coding sequence ATGGCCGATACCATCCGGGTCACGGTGTGGAACGAGTACCGCCACGAGAAGATCTCCGACGAGATCGCGGCGATCTACCCTGAAGGCATACACGGCGCCATCGCTGCCTACCTGCGTGGCCTGCCCGGGGTGGAGGTGCGAACTGCCACCCTCGACGAGCCCGAGCACGGCCTCACCGAGCAGGTGCTCTCCCAGACCGATGTGCTCACCTGGTGGGGTCATATGGCTCACGGGGAGGTGAGCGAGGAGATCGTAGATCGGGTGCAGCGTCGGGTAGTGCTGGAGGGAATGGGGCTCATCTGCCTGCACTCGGCCCACTTCTCCAAGCCGTTCAAGCGCCTCATGGGGACCACCTGCAACCTCCGCTGGCGGGAGATAGGGGAGAAGGAGCGCATCTGGGTGGTGGAGCAAGGCCATCCCATCGCCGAGGGCCTGGGCGAATACTTCGAGATTCCCCACACCGAGATGTACGGCGAGCGCTTCGACATCCCGGCGCCCGACACTCTGGTGTTCATCTCCTGGTTCCAGGGAGGTGAGGTCTTCCGTAGTGGCTGCTGTTACCACCGCGGGCGGGGCAAGGTCTTCTACTTCCGGCCCGGCCACGAGACCTTGCCCATCTACCACCAGAAGGAAGTACTGCAGGTGATCGGCAACGCCGTCCGCTGGGCAGCCCCGGTGAAGGGACCAGCTCCCACCTTCGGGAACGTGAAGCCTCTGGAGGACGTCTGA
- a CDS encoding AbrB/MazE/SpoVT family DNA-binding domain-containing protein has product MEAEKVRDDIVTVSDDYRVVIPEHARERLGLKPGDDVAWILFDGSFRFIRVPTMAEARGSFKGMDTSNIREEEDRECQAGPRFAAG; this is encoded by the coding sequence GTGGAAGCAGAGAAGGTCCGCGATGATATCGTCACCGTCTCGGATGACTACCGGGTCGTGATCCCCGAGCACGCGCGAGAGCGGCTAGGTCTCAAGCCAGGTGACGATGTGGCGTGGATACTCTTCGATGGGAGCTTCCGGTTCATCAGGGTGCCTACCATGGCGGAGGCCCGTGGGTCCTTCAAGGGTATGGACACCAGCAACATACGGGAGGAAGAGGACCGCGAGTGCCAGGCGGGGCCGCGCTTCGCCGCCGGCTGA
- the larA gene encoding nickel-dependent lactate racemase: MRVKLAYGKGWLELDLPGEVTVLEREDAPGLEDEAAAIREALRRPIASPPLRQLVRAEDRVAVVFSDITRPMPNDRVLPVLLEELDYVPPDQVLLINALGTHRAQTEAELRGMLGDEVVDRYPILQHDAWNAADLVQVGTCERGHPILVNRHYLEADVRILTGFVEPHFFAGFSGGPKAVLPGVAGIETILHAHDYEMVAHPGCTWLQTEGNPMYVLIERAALLTEPSFILNVTLNRDRQISGVYAGEMLAAHRAAREFVRRTALLPVERPFDVMVTGNGGYPLDLNLYQAVKGMSAAARVVRRGGAIVMAAECWDGLPDHGRYAELICAAESPQALLESVCAFPEPVHDQWQAQAQAQLQLHADIYVYSTCLSEEQIRSALLLPAGDVEETVARLVEEKGPRVGVLPEGPFVVPTLDRS; this comes from the coding sequence ATGAGAGTGAAGCTGGCGTACGGCAAGGGATGGCTGGAGCTAGACCTGCCGGGCGAGGTCACCGTTCTCGAACGGGAGGATGCCCCTGGCCTGGAGGACGAGGCGGCGGCCATCCGGGAGGCCTTGCGCCGTCCCATTGCCTCCCCTCCCTTGAGGCAGCTAGTCAGGGCGGAGGACCGGGTGGCAGTGGTCTTCAGCGACATCACCCGGCCCATGCCCAACGATCGGGTCCTGCCCGTGCTCCTGGAGGAACTGGACTACGTGCCTCCGGACCAGGTGCTGCTCATCAACGCCCTGGGGACGCACCGTGCCCAGACTGAGGCGGAGCTTCGGGGCATGCTGGGCGATGAGGTGGTGGACCGGTACCCCATCCTGCAGCACGACGCCTGGAATGCGGCTGACTTGGTCCAGGTGGGTACCTGCGAGCGCGGGCATCCCATCCTGGTGAACCGCCACTATCTGGAGGCAGACGTCCGCATCCTGACCGGGTTCGTCGAGCCCCACTTCTTCGCTGGGTTCAGCGGCGGCCCCAAGGCGGTGCTCCCAGGCGTGGCCGGGATCGAGACCATCCTCCACGCACACGACTACGAGATGGTGGCTCATCCGGGCTGCACCTGGCTGCAGACCGAGGGCAATCCCATGTACGTCCTGATCGAGCGGGCGGCTCTCCTGACCGAGCCCTCCTTCATCCTCAACGTCACCCTGAACCGCGACCGCCAGATATCGGGCGTGTACGCCGGGGAGATGCTGGCGGCCCATCGGGCGGCGCGGGAGTTCGTGCGTCGCACTGCCCTGCTGCCGGTGGAACGGCCCTTCGACGTGATGGTGACGGGCAACGGGGGCTACCCGCTGGACCTCAACCTCTACCAGGCGGTCAAGGGGATGAGCGCCGCGGCCAGGGTGGTCCGCCGGGGTGGGGCCATCGTTATGGCGGCCGAGTGCTGGGACGGGCTGCCGGACCACGGCCGCTACGCCGAGCTCATCTGCGCCGCCGAGTCTCCCCAGGCGCTGCTGGAGAGCGTGTGCGCCTTTCCGGAGCCGGTGCACGATCAGTGGCAGGCCCAGGCTCAGGCGCAGCTCCAGCTGCACGCCGACATCTACGTGTACAGCACCTGTCTGAGCGAGGAGCAGATCCGCAGTGCGCTGCTGCTGCCGGCGGGGGACGTGGAAGAGACGGTGGCGCGGCTGGTGGAAGAGAAGGGGCCCAGAGTGGGAGTGCTGCCCGAAGGCCCGTTCGTGGTGCCGACGCTGGACAGGTCGTAG
- a CDS encoding 6-phosphofructokinase → MASKLKGNLVVAQSGGPTAVINASVAGVAEEAFKNDDVIAHVYGSLHGIEGILYEDLIDLGKEDRATISGLTRTPSAALGSCRHKLTEEDYDRIIQVFRAHDIRYFFYIGGNDSMDTANRVSRLGAEQGYEVRAIGIPKTIDNDLAYTDHCPGFGSVARWVASSVRDAGLDTEAIGVVDKIKIVEIMGRNAGWVTAASALARDHEDAAPHLIYVPEKPMNLDRFLSDVQNVYDRLGYCLIAVCEGAKGEDGKPLMASTSAINVDAFGHAQMGGVADYLCNLIADRLKLKARFDKPGTIQRVSAALQSPVDRDEAYGVGAEAVRQAVAGVTGKMVTIERLSDEPYRSAFGLVDLEKVANAEKLIPDEYLNEAGNDVTEAFIKYARPLIGGPLPEYAYLKKVAVPKKVS, encoded by the coding sequence ATGGCTAGCAAGCTGAAGGGCAACCTGGTGGTGGCCCAGTCAGGCGGCCCTACGGCGGTCATCAATGCCAGCGTGGCGGGAGTGGCGGAGGAGGCCTTCAAGAACGATGACGTCATCGCCCACGTCTACGGGTCGCTGCACGGCATTGAGGGCATTCTCTACGAGGACCTGATTGACCTGGGCAAGGAAGACCGAGCCACCATCTCGGGGTTGACCCGCACCCCGTCTGCCGCTCTGGGCTCGTGCCGCCACAAACTCACCGAAGAGGATTACGACCGCATCATCCAGGTATTCCGGGCTCACGACATCCGTTACTTCTTCTACATTGGCGGCAACGACTCCATGGATACGGCCAACCGAGTCAGCCGCCTGGGCGCCGAGCAGGGCTACGAGGTCCGTGCCATCGGCATACCGAAGACGATTGACAACGACCTGGCCTACACCGACCACTGCCCCGGGTTTGGCAGCGTGGCCCGCTGGGTGGCTTCCTCCGTACGGGACGCCGGCTTGGACACCGAGGCCATCGGCGTGGTGGACAAGATCAAGATCGTCGAGATCATGGGCCGCAATGCCGGCTGGGTCACCGCTGCCAGTGCGCTGGCGCGCGATCACGAGGATGCGGCCCCGCACCTGATCTACGTCCCCGAGAAGCCCATGAACCTGGACCGCTTCCTGAGCGACGTGCAGAACGTCTACGACCGCCTGGGGTACTGCCTGATCGCGGTCTGCGAAGGGGCGAAGGGCGAGGACGGCAAGCCGCTCATGGCGTCCACCTCAGCCATCAATGTGGATGCCTTTGGCCATGCCCAGATGGGCGGCGTGGCCGACTATCTCTGCAACCTGATCGCCGACCGGCTGAAGCTCAAGGCGCGCTTTGACAAACCGGGCACTATCCAGCGTGTCTCCGCTGCTTTGCAGTCGCCGGTGGACCGCGACGAGGCCTATGGGGTGGGTGCGGAGGCCGTGCGTCAGGCCGTCGCCGGAGTGACGGGGAAGATGGTGACCATCGAGCGGCTGAGCGACGAGCCCTACCGCAGCGCCTTCGGCCTGGTGGACCTGGAGAAGGTGGCCAACGCCGAGAAGCTCATCCCCGACGAGTACTTGAACGAGGCGGGCAACGATGTCACCGAGGCGTTCATCAAGTACGCCCGCCCGCTCATCGGCGGCCCGCTGCCGGAGTACGCCTACCTGAAGAAGGTGGCTGTACCGAAGAAGGTGTCGTAA
- a CDS encoding TIM barrel protein — MNRPWEAFCKLGIVHFMIYPEVMGGEGPILETARKIAEDDFFEVMEIAPVKDTEVLKDLKALAESAHMLIGFGAQPGLLRNKLNLAALDEGERAKAVENVKSSIDQAYMVGARILALLDGPNSYPGEDRVEQAKDAVVKSLSELCQYAKDKAKANGYTLYVSVENFDQDIEKKSLLGPTAVAAEVVGRVKQEHQNIGLTVDLSHLPLLRESAERALSAAAEHLIHIHIGNAIMRDKQQEGYGDQHPGFGVPGSENDVPELIEYLKALFKIGYFSKKLPTPMPVVTFEAKPLSHETPEVVMANLKRTWREAWAKLEV; from the coding sequence ATGAATCGGCCCTGGGAAGCCTTCTGTAAGCTAGGCATAGTGCACTTCATGATCTATCCAGAAGTCATGGGTGGTGAAGGTCCCATTCTGGAGACAGCACGTAAGATAGCTGAGGACGATTTCTTCGAGGTTATGGAGATAGCCCCGGTTAAGGACACCGAGGTGCTGAAGGACCTCAAGGCCTTGGCGGAGTCGGCGCACATGCTCATCGGTTTCGGTGCCCAGCCTGGTCTGCTCAGGAACAAGCTGAACCTGGCGGCGCTAGACGAGGGGGAGCGGGCTAAGGCAGTTGAGAACGTCAAGAGCAGCATTGACCAGGCCTACATGGTAGGGGCGCGCATCCTGGCCCTGCTAGACGGCCCCAACTCCTACCCTGGGGAGGACCGGGTGGAGCAGGCCAAGGATGCCGTGGTGAAGTCCTTGAGCGAGCTCTGCCAGTATGCCAAGGACAAGGCCAAGGCCAACGGCTACACCCTCTATGTCTCAGTGGAGAACTTCGACCAGGACATCGAGAAGAAGTCCCTTCTTGGCCCCACTGCCGTAGCGGCGGAAGTGGTGGGCCGGGTGAAGCAGGAGCACCAGAATATCGGCCTGACCGTGGACCTGAGCCACCTGCCCCTGCTTCGCGAGAGCGCCGAGCGGGCGCTGTCTGCAGCTGCCGAGCACCTCATTCACATCCATATCGGCAACGCTATCATGCGAGACAAGCAGCAGGAAGGGTACGGGGACCAGCACCCCGGCTTTGGGGTCCCTGGGAGCGAGAACGACGTGCCCGAGCTGATCGAGTACCTCAAGGCTCTGTTCAAGATTGGCTACTTCTCTAAGAAGCTTCCCACGCCTATGCCTGTGGTCACCTTTGAGGCCAAACCCCTGTCGCACGAGACGCCGGAAGTGGTCATGGCCAATCTCAAGCGAACCTGGCGCGAGGCCTGGGCCAAGCTAGAGGTATAG
- the rpiA gene encoding ribose-5-phosphate isomerase RpiA: protein MVEEYKRMAAWAAVEQVRDGMTIGLGGGSTAALALERLGTLLRQGQLRRVVGVPCSQAVARRAAALGMPLVGENEVRPVDVTIDGADEVDPQLNLIKGGGGALLREKIVAQASDRLVIVVDYTKLSPALGTKRSLPVDVVPFGWAIQRAYIRSLGGEATLRTVPEGQPFVTDDGHYVLDCRFGPIVDPEELAGLLAARAGIVEHGLFVGLADEVISAGPDGLRRLSRPGGLGS, encoded by the coding sequence ATGGTGGAGGAGTACAAGCGGATGGCGGCATGGGCAGCGGTGGAGCAGGTGCGGGACGGTATGACCATCGGCCTGGGTGGCGGAAGCACCGCGGCACTGGCGCTGGAGCGGCTAGGCACCCTCCTGCGACAGGGGCAACTCCGGCGGGTGGTGGGAGTGCCCTGCTCGCAGGCGGTGGCCCGTCGGGCTGCTGCCCTGGGCATGCCGCTGGTTGGCGAGAACGAGGTTCGCCCGGTGGACGTCACCATAGACGGCGCCGATGAGGTGGACCCGCAGCTCAATCTCATCAAGGGAGGTGGCGGAGCCCTTCTTCGGGAGAAGATCGTTGCTCAGGCCAGCGATCGGCTGGTTATCGTAGTGGACTACACCAAGCTTTCTCCCGCTCTGGGAACCAAGCGCAGCCTACCGGTGGACGTGGTCCCCTTCGGATGGGCGATTCAGCGGGCGTACATCCGCAGTCTGGGTGGCGAGGCAACCCTCCGAACAGTGCCCGAGGGACAGCCCTTCGTCACTGACGATGGCCATTACGTCCTCGACTGCCGCTTCGGCCCTATCGTGGACCCGGAGGAGCTTGCCGGACTGCTCGCAGCGCGGGCAGGGATAGTGGAACACGGGCTCTTCGTCGGGCTGGCCGACGAGGTGATCTCTGCCGGCCCCGACGGGCTCAGGCGCCTGTCTCGGCCCGGTGGTCTTGGCTCCTAG